TAATACATGcatttctgtaagataaatttctaGAGGTAGAATTGATTGAGGTGTTATGCATTTATAGTGACaaatactatatttttatataattatgctCTCTATAATATTTCACTTGTAATTCTGAAATTCAAAAAGCCCTTaaaatcaagtttttaaaaaaactttgcaAAACCTGACGTGAAGTAACATGAGgctatatatagtattatttttCACACTGTTCGTATTTTCCACAGCAAAGATAGTATGTTCTGTTATGGAGTGCTGCTCCAGACTCTGAGTCTTACAAGATATGATATATGTACCACATTACTTCTGTAAAATCCAAAAAATTGTAAATTCTAGAACACTTGTAGCTCCAGGAGTTTTGAATAAAGGACCTGTAGATAAATATCAGCTTACAGCCCTGTGTAGGAATGCTTGTTTTTCCACACCCTAACACTAGTCCTTATGTGAAAATAGCCGGTGATTTTAGGTATGATTGGCCTTAGAAGATGTAGTAGTAGTAGAACTTAGAATTATAGTGTAACTTTCAGATCTGGAAGAGCAAAGTCATTACCTTAAATGACCAAAGTCTCACTGCCTTTGCACCCATTTTAGTTACTTACACAGTTAACTGCCTGGAAATTTGACAGTCTGTATCAAGTTAAACAGTTCAAGTAATAGTATAGTTTTGCAGGAAGTGTACAGTATGATCTTCTCTTTGACATGGGTGATATTTTGTGAGAAAAAATGTTAGTGGTTCCAATGAGGGTCATATTTATAGGTTTCATGTCAGTAGTATTTGACTTTCTGATGATGGGAACTAAATCATGTAATTGGGAAAGAGGTGATAGTTTTTAGCTAGCATTACTGTTACTAGCATTCTgtatccattttctcttttctcctgatTTGTAATTCCTTCGCCATAAGTTGTAAATACTGActcaaataacattttaaagttaaacTTTAATATAGCTGGAATTTCTTTTGAGGAATGGTTTGCAGTATGACTAAACCCTTGGTTGGctgttttttggtcttttttttttttttttgcttgcttgAGTGATTAGTCAGTTGTTCCAAGTTTGAAATGCCATGCTTATCTTTATCATATCTTATATCTTAAGTTTACTTGGGCTTATTGTAGATTTGCagtgaattttaatatttaatcagtCATGAGGAAAAACTGGCCCTTTTTCCCTCAAATATCTTGGTAAGTTGTGATTCTTCCATATCAATCTTCTATAAATTTGGGTtggattttatattaaatttacaCATTTTGGAGAACattcatatttgtaaatataatgAGTCTTCATGTAGGAAAATAGgtctttttattgtgttttgtttctttattctctgaAGTTGTACACTTTTATAAAGATTTCTAGGAAGGAACCACTGTACAAAGAGATACATTGCATACACTTACAGGATTGAActgtaagtttaaaaaatatgtaatttatacaTTGGAAATAAGCAAATTGAATCTACTTACTTTATActttaagtaatttaaattaaAGCCTTtgtgaatacatttaaaataattcctcCGAATGAGAATCTCAATGCAAGAGAAAgggatatttttcttattttaaattacgGTAATATATTGCCATTAAAATAACTAGGagatgacccagtaattccactcctaggaagttaccctaagaattcaggagcccagtttcaaaaagacatatgcacccctatgtttatcacagcattatttacaatagccaagaaatggaagcaacctaagtgtccatcagtagatgaatggataaagatgtggtacatatacacaatggaatattattcagccataagaagaaaacatatcctgccatttgcaacaacatggatggaactagaggatattatgctcaatgaaataagccaggtggagaaagacaagtaccaagtgatttcactcatctatggagtataagaacaaagaaaaattcaagtaacaaaacagcagcagactcacagaacccaagaacagactaacagttaccaaaggaaaagggactggggaggatgggtgggaatggagggataaggggaataaggggcatttaccattatcacacataatgtggtgggtgggggcacaaggaaggcagtatagcacagagaagacaagtagtgattctatagcatcttaggctgatggacagtgactgtaatggggtctgtgctgggaacttgataatggggggaatctagtagctacgatgttgctcatgtgattatatattaatgatactaaaaaaataaaaaggagatctGGCTTTGCTAGTAATTTAAATTCTTTATGTATGCTGATTGATACACTCCTTATTTTCTAGaatgtttgtattttatatagaaagcaaaaagttaaaactgcaaatgttaattttttccagttttatttttaatgtagtagACTAAAAATGtcccttatttttcatttttatggtaaTGTCTAAAGTTGAACTTCActaaatatcatttatatttaagtctGGCATTTTAAACATTATATTCCAAAAATGTAGTGACCTAGATACTCTAActgacttttctttatttttagttaCTCCAAAGGGATCCACAGAACTACGATGTTGTCACAAAATCTACCTCGTGTGTTACTCTCTTTCACTCATGAGCTGCACAATTGCAAGTTTGAGCAAGATGTCTCCAGACTGTTGAAAAAACTCTGAAGAACTTAATTAACACATGATGACCTAAGAGTGGTTACAAACCTATAACAATATACTGTTCATTAATGAATATGTCAGTCTTGGTCTGAATACTGCAGATAACAGCAAGCAGAGTTTCTCCTTTATATCTGAAACATTCACTTGACTTTCCATCAGTACTGACTTTTCTGATCTGTTCTGGGAGATATTAATGGAATACAGTCATGTCCACTCAAGACGAGAGGCAGATTAATACTGAGTATGCTGTGTCCTTGTTGGAacagttaaaaatgttttatgagCAGCAGTTGTTTACTGACATAGTGTTAATTGTTGAGGGCACTGAATTCCCTTGTCATAAGATGGTTCTTGCAACATGTAGCTCTTATTTTAGGTAAGTACTTTAATCCTAATTGGTTTGTAATTTCAAATGCAGACTATTAGCTTCTTTTAgtaggaatttttttaaacattatttaaatttttttaaattatgtgtctTAATATTTTGCTTACATTTTCTATTCAGATGATATAGTGCTTACCAAATTACTTCCTGGCATGTATAAGTAAGGAAAACAGGTGAAAAGTTTCTACAAaggtttaaatattaaatacaacaAACTTGTTGAAATTAAGGAAAAGTTAATGATGGTAAGATAAGTTCAGAGtactatttttccattaaaagaaagaaaagcaagtggggTGATGTTCTTTTActcttgaaatttttaaagtattaaatttagaaaatggtatttataaattaaagaatTACAGTAGACTCAGTAACTTCAGAGGATAATTGTGGTGCTATTGAGACATGTTAAGcacttctgtttcctttgcaaaaatgtatttttttttcattcttggttactgttgtcatttgtgttATCCACTTAGCCTATCAGACTCCTTGCcagatttaaatgtttaataattaatAACATATTAATGTGTTCTGTGTCTCAGAATTTAGTAgttatttgttaaatataaataaaccttaattttacatttttatgatgTTTTGCAACTTTGAATCTTTTTGAAGTAGGTTTCTCTCTGTTATGTGATTGATGAGGGAAATAGAAGCTAAAGCATATaaaaattcctttatttcttctctgccctTAGGTTGAATTTTTACTTAATACTTGAAAGGGACAGGGTGAATAAAGATGAATTAAATGTGGATCAGTATATTCCTACAATAAATACTAACAACCATAAGTAGAGATCAGCCATGAAAGTTCATTTCTGCTGCTCTTTAGTGACGGCTGCTAGACAGGGCAGGTTTAATCTTCACTTTTCAAGGCTAATAAGGCTAACATGAAGTGTAGAAATTTCACATCCCTCAGTATAACACATCTGATGGTGATTACAGAAGCTAAGGCCCAAATGCTAGTTGTTTTTGCTGTGTTTGTAATTGTTTCAGGTTAAGCTGCGGATTATTCATGCAATGTCAGATACTTGTTTTCTCATCTCAGAAAGCTTAGCATCTTGTGAACAGTGGTTCTAGAGTCTGGTTGTCATCAGAAGCCCCTTGGGTACTTTTACAAACAGAGATTCTTGGATTTCACACCTAAATTTATTCACTGGGTGTATGTAAGACAGTTtgaaaatttgtatatttaaaagctTCCCATATGGTGTGATGGCTTTTCCGCCCCCCAGGTCTGTTGGCTTAGTAAACTGTGCTAGAAATTTGAGGTTACAGGTTCAGTCAATGCCTGGACCTATTAGCTCTCCCTTTTTAATGGCCATTAATTATAAATTGATTGCCTGTTACTGAAAAGAGCTTTTTTATGCCTTAGTTGTGGATTTTCAGATGGGCATTTGTAATGATAGAATAGAATCTTTTGTGGTAATAATCATAGCAACTGTCTAGTCTAACTTTTAAACCTATGCAGAAGTTCTGTAGTAGTTTCTATGTTGTCATCTTTAACAGGAAGTAACGTGGGTTTATTTAGAtatcttccctttttttccttcctcattattTATGTGATTGTATTGATGACACTGTTCTTTAAAATTCTCTAGCCATGAGGTTATTATTAATCTTTAATTGAGTGGGTTGGATGTCAGTCTTTTTGCTGAAAAAAACCTCATGTATTACTCTTTTTTTGCTGAAAACCAAGAAACTTAAGTCTTCCATTAATGTTACaatcttaaaaataacaaagtcttttttctttatcactGTTTCCTTTCTTTAGCATCCCTGGtcttctgggagaatatattctccctaaaAAATCAGCTAAGTGAAAATaagtagaaagaacaataaaTAGAAAGAATAGTCCACTATGTGTTTGGGATTAAAGCTACCCATCTGTAAGACCCAGTGTCTGGGCCAGTTTTATAATCCACAAGACAAAAGCATTAATATATTTGTCTCCCATATATATCTTTTCTCTCAGTGGGGTGGATTATCATAAGCTCCCTCAATAATAATTTGATCTTTTCCCATGTGTTCTTTGACTGGATTCTTTCATGTTTGTAGATTTGAGTATCTTTACATATATTGCTACAATCTTTACCATTAGAAATCTACTGTTAGAAATTCTGCCTTTTTAACTAGATACATTCTTCCTTTGTAGTTTGAATTACCAATTCCATTCCACCAAGAACCAAAAGAACCTCTGAAATAgtggtttccatttcttagtaaCATTTACAGTTCATTTTAGAACCCAAGTGAGAGAATTACTTGAGAATTAATTTCTCAGCAACTCTCCCACTGTAGTACTTAAGCCTGTTTTGATATTGTATAATATTCAGTATttgctatttcttaaaaatacttgTTTGAAGGTTTTGTAATTAGGTTGGCTAGATATCTTGGGTCTTAAGGAAAAAGTTTCTTCATAGAAATTTACGATTCTGGTTCATCATAAACCTAGTCTAAACAGTCTCAGTGTCATCTATATAGTTAGCTGTTCCCTTACCTTACTTCTTCCAGAGTTATAACCTTCTACTAGAATAGACATAAAAACCACTTGACACCTAAATCTTCCATTTTTTACTCAGAGCACTTATAattctttttgagtttttttttgcTAATCTCCCATTGTCCCATGTCAAACACGTGAAGCTATTAGCAGTGGATGTTTTTAAAGAGTTTCTTGTCATGTCTTGGATGTTTTTCAGGAACTCTTCCTGTCTCCATTATTCTTTTGGGTTTATTTATGGTTGTCTTACATTCTTTGGGAGGAGGTCATCAGCCATCCTAACTGAttgctttttcagtgtttattACCCTTGACTCCACAGTTTTGGACACCCCATCTCTGTTGCCCTGAATAGCATTATACCCTGGCCTGCTTGTTCTTATTTCTCAGATGAATCTTTCTCAGCTTTCCGTCATTCTTTTTTATCCTAATTGAACTCTACTTCAGGTTGGTCATTAGACTTCTGTGTGGGGTTTTCCTTtagatttttattcttcctcagaCAGCTTATGTGGCTGTAACATGTCACTTTGTAAGTAATTCACAATCCACTGCATTAATCCCTGACCTTCTCCAGAGTTCCAATAATGTTAAATTCTTAACTGATGATTGTATTATTTCCATTTGACTGAACCACCCTTATCTTAAATATATCCAAAATTTCCCCAGAATTGACTTTCTTCCTTGGCCTTAAAATTTTTCTcgtaatggtttaaaaaaaaacagtattttttcagGTACTTACTTGAAAATAAATAGGTAGCTTTGATTCTTTCCCTGTTTCCTATTTTATCCCATTCCCTATGTTCAGAGAATCACCAGATTGTGCTGGTTTCTTTGTAAATAGCTTTTGTATCCATTTCTGCCACCCTAGCTCATATTCCTCTTCTTATCTAGATTATTGTAATAGCCTCATAACCAGTTTTCCTGTCTCTAGTCCTTGGCCCTTAAGGTGTGTACGGAGTATTCATCGTGAAATACATTCAATTATGTTAGTAAATCCatgcttaaaacccttcagtgtTCTTTACTACCAAAGAAAAAGCTCAGACCCCTATGCCTCATTTTAAATACTTTGGTCTGTCTGCCACTCCTCTTTCTAGTTCACTTTCCAGTCTCCTGCATGAgccctcatattcagccatgcccCTGGAAAAAAACGGTTACATTTTATCCTGACTCACTATTTACCCATTTTGAATGCCTTTCTCATCTTGTCCTCAAGGGGCCCAAGCTAATGACTGTTGGAATACCCACTTTTGATTACTACAGGCTTTTTTCCTCTGCATGCAGTAAGTCTTTACATTGACTTTTCATCTCTCACCCATATATGGGTGTTCTCCTTTGTAATCTCCACAATGCTAATTGTCTTTCCAGCATAGTTTTGTGTATATAATAGATTTTTAGGAAATcgtttgaataaatgaatttgacagctttattgagttgtaatttacataccataaaatccactgattttaggtgtacaattaattgaattttagtttatttaaagAGATAGATATACAGCCATCTCTGTAGTCTTAATttgaaacatttccatcaccttcTGTCTGTTTATGGTCACTTACCATTCTTTCCCACAGCCCTAGGTAACTACTACTCTCTgttttgtctctatatatttgctttctggggacatttcatacaaatggaatcaccTGATAAGTGATCTTTTgtattggtttctttcactgagcataatgtttttgaggttcatctgtgTTATACTGTTTTCTTGATGAAGAGTACTCCATTGTAAGAGTATAAGGATTAAGTATATTCACCTGAGTGGTGTAGTTTGGTATATCTCTGGCTGATACGTGGACTGATTATACCTTTCTATTGTTTCCCTCAAAAGTTTTCACTATAAGTTGTCCATCAGCAAATAATCTAAATAAACGTCTCAAGttgtctagtttttttttttagctctgcATTTGTTTTACACTAAAACCATAggctttgtgttttctctttctgctgtagGGCCATGTTCATGAGTGGACTAAGTGAAAGCAAACAGACACACGTACACCTGAGGAATGTGGATGCAGCCACCTTACAGATAATAATAACTTATGCATACACGGGTAACTTGGCAATAAATGACAGCACTGTAGAACAGCTTTATGAAACAGCTTGCTTCTTACAGGTAAGCAGTTTTTTCTCTAAGTTACATACataaattatagtttattttttcaagaaacattGTTTCATTGGTGATACCTTAAATCTGAGTAATTTTCTTACTGCAGATTTTAGAAGATAAAAGTTTTCTTCTCTCTAATATTTGTAAAGGCAAAGCAGCGTAGGATTTGATCAGCCTGTAAACATACTTTTTATGATGGGAACTTTAAAAGATAAGTAAAAATTTCATGGTTTCATAGTCTGCCTAATATACCTACAAATTTAGATTttgagtaaaaataatttttaactgttaaatttcactgcttcatttttttttgctaaaagcTTAGATGTACTAATTTTTGATGGTACTAGTTTTCAAAGAAGATTTCAAGTTTCTTAGGGAAATTACcaaacttaaatatttataatagctgtgtGACCATATTGAGCTAATGAgggaaaatagttaaaataaaaagtgatgaTTAATTTACATATGGAACTATTTTACTCTTTATTTCTgcctcaaattttttaaaaatcttaagtggaatataaaaacatttcCACATTCCTTTCCTTGTTTTGGAATGACACTTTGCATTTCAGGAACAAATTTCTCCAAGGAGAGAACCTTCAGACTGAAGGTTAAATTTGGGAGCACAGTTCATGATACCTAGTAGGTACTTGATAGATGTGTGCTGAATGAATATGAGTGGCAGTAGTTGAATGCCAATACCTGGTGTAACTCTGTTATGCCCTATATACCTTTCTTCCTTTTGAGGTCTGtactctttttattttccataaacTTGTGGTATCATACTTATTGGacatgtaactctggggaaactGAAGGCCATGGTAGCTTCTTGGACTCTGTTTCTTGAACTGGGTTGCCCTGGCAAGCTAGGGATGAGGTATTTTATGACTACCAACATGTCTTCCACTATTAATCACATGAAATGATTTGCCAGGTGCTGTACTAATGCTTTAGGTAGGTTCTCATCTAATCCTGACAATAATCATTTGTAAGGATTTCCCACTTTTATATAGGAGAAAACATAAGACTTAGAGAGGTAAGGCCACTTGTCTAATATTGTTTATTGATTGGACAGTCCATTTTTTGATTCCAAACAACCTCACTTCTCACGTTAAACGGCTTCTAGTTAACCATTATGATATTCAGTATCATAATAACTGTTGTGATATTCAACACATAGGTAGAACTTCTCATGCAACAGAggtctatttttcctttcttaagaaATCTAGGAAACTTAGAGTGACTAAGGTCTTTTAAATCTAGGTAAGAGTGACTAAGGTCTTTTAAATCTAGGTAATTTATAACTTCACAttactgtatttgtttttctttgattgGCTATCTTACCTCTGTAGATAAGAAAGGCAAATTATAATCACCGTGTCATTATGTAtggttttctggtttcatacGACTGTCTTCATATGACCAGAGTCCAGCTACTTAACAATAATCATTTCCTGTACTGTGATTTACATTGTTTTCATATGGCTCTCTCaactatataaatacattttaaagcctATAAAAGTATATGTAAGTATGAATTTCCTTACCTTTCCCTTAAGACTATTCAGTTTTTTAAGAGCCCATTTGATGTTACATTACCAGCTTCTAAATAGGACAGTTAAGTAGGCCACTggacaggaagaagaaatgcaaaacaaTGTATAGTCTTCTAATTTTATTACTACTGGAAGACATTATCTCTTAGACCAAACATatgtatctaaaaataaaaaccacagtatAGGGATCTGCTTAATATACTTGTGTTTTATATATAAGTGTTGTCTATCCTGCCTTTATCAgcctttttccccccattttagGTAGAAGATGTGCTACAACGTTGTCaagaatatttaattaaaaaaataaatgcagagaatTGTGTGCGATTGTTGAGTTTTGCTGATCTCTTCAGTTGTGAGGAATTAAAACAAAGTGCTAAAAGAATGGTGGAGCACAAGTTTACTGCTGTGTATCACCAGGAAGCTTTCATGCAGCTGTCACATGACCTACTGATAGACATTCTCAGTAGTGACAATTTAAATGTGGAAAAGGAGGAGACAGTTCGCGAAGCTGCTATGCTGTGGTTAGAGTACAACACAGAATCGCGATCCCAGTATTTGTCTTCAGTTCTTAGCCAAATAAGAATTGATGCACTTTCAGAAGTAACCCAGAGAGCTTGGTTTCAAGGTCTGCCACCCAATGATAAGTCTGTAGTGGTTCAAGGTTTGTATAAATCCATGCCCAAGTTTTTCAAACCAAGACTTGGAATGACTAAAGAAGAGATGATGATTTTCATTGAAGCATCTTCAGAAAATCCTTGTAGTCTTTACACTTCTGTCTGTTACAGCCCCCAAGCAGAAAAAGTTTACAAGATATGCAGCCCACCAGCTGATTTGCATAAGGTTGGGACTGTTGTAACTCCTGATAATGACATCTACATAGCAGGTGGTCAAGTTCCtctgaaaaacacaaaaacaaatcacAGTAAAACAAGCAAACTTCAGACTGCCTTTAGAACTGTGAATTGCTTTTATTGGTTTGATGCACAGCAAAATACCTGGTTTCCAAAGACCCCGATGCTTTTTGTCCGCATAAAGCCATCTTTGGTTTGCTGTGAAGGCTATATCTATGCAATTGGAGGAGATAGTGTAGGTGGAGAACTTAATCGGAGGACTGTAGAAAGATATGACACTGAGAAGGATGAATGGACAATGGTAAGCCCTTTGCCTTGTGCTTGGCAGTGGAGCGCAGCAGTTGTGGTTCATGACTGCATTTATGTGATGACATTGAACCTCATGTACTGTTATTTTCCAAGGTCTGATTCGTGGGTAGAAATGGCCATGAGACAGACTAGTAGGTCTTTTGCTTCAGCTGCAGCTTTTGGTGATAAAATTTTCTATATTGGAGGGTTGCACATTGCTACCAATTCTGGCATAAGACTCCCCTCTGGCACTATAGATGGGTCTTCAGTAACTGTGGAAATTTATGATGTGAATAAAAATGAGTGGAAAATGGCAGCCAACATCCCTGCTAAGAGGTACTCAGACCCCTGTGTTAGAGCTGTTGTAATCTCGAATTCTCTCTGTGTGTTTATGCGAGAAACCCATTTAAGTGAGAGAGCTAAGTATGTCACCTACCAATATGATCTGGAACTTGACCGGTGGTGTCTACGACAGCAGATATCTGAACGTGTACTGTGGGACTTAGGGAGAGATTTTCGATGCACTGTGGGGAAACTTTATCCATCCTGCCTTGAAGAATCTCCATGGAAACCACCAACTTACCTTTTTTCGCCCGATGGGACAGAGGAGTTTGAACTAGATGGAGAAATGGTTGCACTACCACCTGTATAGTTGGGAGATCAGGGAGTGCACACCTGATTtatgtgctttttcattttctttgctaaaTAAGAGAGGCTATGAAAGGACTAAATATGAGTATATAAAATCTAtctttgataaattttatttttatgcccTACTTACTATTTGCATcagcataatatatatatattatatgtataatatatatatatatatcagtgagTCTTACAGATATGCTTCCATAATATCAAATAGATTATCCAATAATTGATAAACATGT
This portion of the Manis javanica isolate MJ-LG chromosome 6, MJ_LKY, whole genome shotgun sequence genome encodes:
- the KBTBD2 gene encoding kelch repeat and BTB domain-containing protein 2 isoform X1, whose product is MSTQDERQINTEYAVSLLEQLKMFYEQQLFTDIVLIVEGTEFPCHKMVLATCSSYFRAMFMSGLSESKQTHVHLRNVDAATLQIIITYAYTGNLAINDSTVEQLYETACFLQVEDVLQRCQEYLIKKINAENCVRLLSFADLFSCEELKQSAKRMVEHKFTAVYHQEAFMQLSHDLLIDILSSDNLNVEKEETVREAAMLWLEYNTESRSQYLSSVLSQIRIDALSEVTQRAWFQGLPPNDKSVVVQGLYKSMPKFFKPRLGMTKEEMMIFIEASSENPCSLYTSVCYSPQAEKVYKICSPPADLHKVGTVVTPDNDIYIAGGQVPLKNTKTNHSKTSKLQTAFRTVNCFYWFDAQQNTWFPKTPMLFVRIKPSLVCCEGYIYAIGGDSVGGELNRRTVERYDTEKDEWTMVSPLPCAWQWSAAVVVHDCIYVMTLNLMYCYFPRSDSWVEMAMRQTSRSFASAAAFGDKIFYIGGLHIATNSGIRLPSGTIDGSSVTVEIYDVNKNEWKMAANIPAKRYSDPCVRAVVISNSLCVFMRETHLSERAKYVTYQYDLELDRWCLRQQISERVLWDLGRDFRCTVGKLYPSCLEESPWKPPTYLFSPDGTEEFELDGEMVALPPV
- the KBTBD2 gene encoding kelch repeat and BTB domain-containing protein 2 isoform X2, which translates into the protein MFMSGLSESKQTHVHLRNVDAATLQIIITYAYTGNLAINDSTVEQLYETACFLQVEDVLQRCQEYLIKKINAENCVRLLSFADLFSCEELKQSAKRMVEHKFTAVYHQEAFMQLSHDLLIDILSSDNLNVEKEETVREAAMLWLEYNTESRSQYLSSVLSQIRIDALSEVTQRAWFQGLPPNDKSVVVQGLYKSMPKFFKPRLGMTKEEMMIFIEASSENPCSLYTSVCYSPQAEKVYKICSPPADLHKVGTVVTPDNDIYIAGGQVPLKNTKTNHSKTSKLQTAFRTVNCFYWFDAQQNTWFPKTPMLFVRIKPSLVCCEGYIYAIGGDSVGGELNRRTVERYDTEKDEWTMVSPLPCAWQWSAAVVVHDCIYVMTLNLMYCYFPRSDSWVEMAMRQTSRSFASAAAFGDKIFYIGGLHIATNSGIRLPSGTIDGSSVTVEIYDVNKNEWKMAANIPAKRYSDPCVRAVVISNSLCVFMRETHLSERAKYVTYQYDLELDRWCLRQQISERVLWDLGRDFRCTVGKLYPSCLEESPWKPPTYLFSPDGTEEFELDGEMVALPPV